From Brassica oleracea var. oleracea cultivar TO1000 chromosome C3, BOL, whole genome shotgun sequence, a single genomic window includes:
- the LOC106330602 gene encoding uncharacterized protein LOC106330602, with protein sequence MPRTVWGCYSYPLPNIDHLVESTAGNEMLTFMDAFSGYNQIMMHPGDREKTAFITDRGTYCYKVMPFGLKNAGATYQRLVNRMFADKLGDTMEVYIDDMFVKSLHAADHLYHLRDCFETLNKYSMKLNPAKKFIWDEKCEEAFTQLKQYLTTPHVLAKPDVGDVLSLYVAVSPAAVSSVLIKEDRGEEKPIFYTSRRMTGPETRYPTLEKMALPVAEAARKLRPYFQSHSVEVLTDQRLRTILQNTNRSGRLTKWAIELGELDITYKNRSAAKSQVLADFLVELAPELEQDLALPNPNWTLHVDGSSTNKGSGAGVQLQSPTGELIRQSFSFGFLASNNEAEY encoded by the exons ATGCCTAGAACGGTTTGGGGGTGTTACAGCTACCCTCTTCCCAATATCGACCACCTCGTCGAGTCCACAGCCGGGAACGAGATGCTCACGTTCATGGATGCGTTCTCCGGATACAACCAGATCATGATGCATCCTGGCGACCGCGAGAAAACGGCCTTTATCACAGATAGGGGAACCTACTGTTATAAGGTTATGCCATTTGGCCTAAAGAACGCGGGAGCGACTTACCAACGACTTGTGAATCGGATGTTCGCGGATAAGCTAGGCGACACCATGGAAGTATACATTGATGACATGTTTGTCAAGTCGCTACACGCCGCCGATCACCTCTACCATCTACGAGATTGCTTTGAGACTCTCAACAAGTACAGCATGAAACTAAACCCAGCAAA GAAGTTCATCTGGGACGAGAAGTGCGAAGAAGCATTTACTCAACTCAAACAATATCTAACTACGCCGCATGTACTCGCCAAGCCGGACGTCGGGGATGTCTTATCTCTTTACGTCGCGGTGTCCCCTGCAGCAGTCAGTAGCGTTCTCATAAAGGAAGACCGCGGCGAGGAAAAACCGATCTTCTACACAAGCAGGCGTATGACAGGACCGGAAACGCGATACCCGACACTAGAGAAGATGGCCCTGCCCGTCGCAGAAGCAGCACGAAAGCTCCGCCCGTACTTCCAGTCACATTCAGTGGAGGTACTAACCGACCAGCGTCTCCGAACAATACTGCAGAACACAAACAGGTCGGGAAGACTAACAAAATGGGCTATAGAACTCGGTGAGCTTGACATCACTTACAAGAACCGTTCGGCGGCAAAGTCCCAAGTCCTCGCGGATTTCTTAGTTGAGTTGGCTCCAGAACTGGAACAAGACCTCGCACTCCCAAACCCAAACTGGACCCTTCATGTCGACGGGTCATCAACCAACAAAGGTTCAGGGGCCGGAGTCCAATTGCAATCCCCAACCGGCGAGTTGATCAGACAGTCTTTTAGTTTCGGTTTCCTAGCATCGAACAACGAGGCTGAGTACTAA